The sequence aaccagaaatcgccaaaatactaacttcgccaattcaagcctatttctaCTCCGAACCTACAAAACCAATtacgatcacactcctaagtcataaatcacccaacaaagctaaccaaatcataaaaattctgatccgagctcatatacaaataagtcaactcttgatcaaacctttcaaattcgaAGCTTTCAACTAAGACTGTTCTTTCGAATTCATACCGATTTCcatgaaaaccaaaatcaacgatttacatcagtcataatacatcatacaggacaagtcatgcccgagaactggtgatcaaagtgcaaaagctcgaaacaaccggtcgggtcgttacaaaaacaTGTGCATCGTTTCAGATAGAAATGAGAGTATCATTAAATCTTTATCGAGAGTGTATCCAGATGTACCACATTTTGCTTGTATATGGCATATATGGAACAACGTatataagaaattcaaaaatagccatacCAAGTTGAGCGAGATATACTTCTAGATGGCAAAAGCATACACACAAGCTGAATTTGACAGTCTGATGGAGAAGTTGGAAAAGGTAGATATTAGGGTGAAAGAATACTTAGAGTTAGCTGGATACAAAAAGTGGGCTAGGTTGCATGGGATGGACAATGACGTCAAATATTGCTGAGTCAATCAACGCCGCACTAGTGTCAGCAAGGGAATTGCCAATATACAACTTCCTCGAAGAAGTTAGGAAGATGTTTGGACGTTGGAATTGTAGTAACTGCAAAGAAGCTACACAGACATACACAACGCTTGGAAAAAAATACCAGGAGATACTGACTTTGAATGAGACAATGTCTACACGCATGACTGTAAGTTTTATTTTAATGTCATTGTATTATATAGCTTTATTGTTTTCTGAAATAACTGAcatgaatacaactgaatacaacaCATTTTTATAATACAGCTGCCATGAATACAACTGAATTCAAATGCATACAAGACATATTTTATCTAAGTTGAATACATCTGAATATAACTAAAAACATTCTGCAAAAATCTGACTTTGAATACATCTGAATATAACTAAAAACATTCTGCAAAAATCAGCTATTCGAATATGTATAATACAGAGTTGAATGAATTTCAAAACATGCTGCAAAAATCAATTTCAACTAAAAAATTATGTATAATACAAATTTGAAATCTTAGTATTCATAATATAAGACGTAATTATAGTTTATAGTCTGCCGGTCTAAATGTATGATGTATTCTTCTGTATGCAAATATTTCAGTTGTATGTAACTGAGTAATTCAGCATTATACATATGATAATTCAGGTATATGTGCTCAAAacttatatttctatttttaaatataggTGGTACCATCAACTGAATACTTACATATGGTTAACGATGGAGGGAGGAATTACACAGTCGACTTGTTAGAGAGAAAATGTGTTTGTGGGAGGTTCCAAGTTGATGAATTACCATGCCCACATGCTTGGGCTGTATTGAAGAGTAAGTTTCTAATGCCAGAAGAATATTTCCCTAACTATTACAAATCAAATACCGTTGTAATGACATACGATGTACCTATGTACTCGCTACCGGACAGAAATGACTGGAATATACCAGCACATGTTGCAGAGGAGGTAGTACTACCATCCAAATGGAAAAGACCTCCTGGAAGGCCAAAGAAGAAGCTCGATAAACCTTTAAGTGAATTGCTTCAGCCGAAAAATCAACATTCATGTAACATATGTGGACAGGGAGGACATAACAGGCGAACGTATAGAAATGCTCCACGTAACAAATAGTTAACACTCTGACATGTATTTGTGCTTCAACAATTTATCAATACTTATGATGACATTGTCAACTAATAAATTCTCATTGTCAAGTAATAATTTCTGAAATGACTTTCGTGAATAGATTCTGTATACATTTAGTTGCCTTAATGTGTTGGATACAATCGAATATAACCTTGTCCACATATACTTTGACAATTTATTATAGACAGTGCCTAAGTTATATACATAACTAGTCAGAATTCATCGAAATACATCTATATACTCAGTTGTAATATAACAATTACAATAAATCTGAATTTATATTCTTTAACTAGACAATAACATGTTTAATACATCTGAATTTATATTCTTTAACATGTATTAACTGAATTTGAAAGATACATATTAAAGAATATAGCTGaatacaaaaaaatacataagaataatatagttgaatacaACTGGATACAGCTGAATAATACAGTTGAATATTACTGGCTACAGCTGAATAAATTAGTTGAATACAACTAACTACAGCTGAATACGTATAACTTGTTTGATACATCTGAATTTATATTCTTTAATATGTATTAACTGAACTTGAAACATAAATATAACTGAATACATTTGAATATAGCAGAATACAGCTGAATAATACATTTGAATACAACTGACTACAGCTGAATACAACAGTTGAATACAACTAACTACAGCTGAATACGTATAACCTGTTTGATACATCTGAATTTGTATTCTTTAATATGTATTAACTGAACTTGAAACATAAATATAACTGAATACATTTGAATATAGCAGAATACATGGACAGGGAGGACATAACATGCGAAAGTATAGAAATGCTCCACGTAACAAATAGTTAACACTCTGACATGTATTTGTGCTTCAACAATTTATCAATACTTATGATGACATTGTCAACTAATAAATTCTCATTGTCAAGTAATAATTTCTGAAATGACTTTCGTGAATAGATTCTGTATACATTTAGTTGCCTTAATGTGTTGGATACAATCGAATATAACCTTGTCCACATATACTTTGACAATTTATTATAGACAGTGCCTAAGTTATATACATAACTAGTCAGAATTCATCGAAATACATCTATATACTCAGTTGTAATATAACAATTACAATAAATCTAAATTTATATTCTTTAACTAGACAATAACATGTTTAATACATCTGAATTTATATTCTTTAACATGTATTAACTGAATTTGAAAGATACATATTAAAGAATATAGCTGaatacaaaaaaatacataagaataatatagttgaatacaACTGGATACAGCTGAATAATACAGTTGAATATTACTGGCTACAGCTGAATAAATTAGTTGAATACAACTAACTACAGCTGAATACGTATAACTTGTTTGATACATCTGAATTTATATTCTTTAATATGTATTAACTGAACTTGAAACATAAATATAACTGAATACATTTGAATATAGCAGAATACAGCTgaataatacagttgaatacaactgACTACAGTTGAATACAACAGTTGAATACAACTAACTACAGCTGAATACGTATAACCTGTTTGATACATCTGGATTTGTATTCTTTAATATGTATTAACTATACTTGAAACATAAATATAACTGAACACATTTGAATACAGCTgaataatacagttgaatacaactgaatacagttgaatacagaAAAATACATCTGTCTTTAATATAACCGACCATCAGTATACACAAAGTTTCTGACTTTGATATTAACCTGTTCAATACCTAAAACATGTTCAAGCCAAGTTACTGAATATTAATACATACTTGAATCCTGTAAGATACATATGAATATAAACTGAAGAATAAGCATGAATACTTATGAACAAACCAGTGAAACAGCAATTGAAAAGTTGCAATTGTCATACACGAACACTGTTGATAAAGTGATTAGTTTTTCTAACTAAATATCATCTTTATCAAAATACTACTCAAAACAGTATTCACCTAAAAACTACATTCCAAAACTACATTAACCTAAAGCTACTCTAACATTATTTGCATCTTTGAATCTGACTCCGTGATTTGCCTAGCAATCTTTGAGGGTGCTTCATTCTCGCTTATGGCATCAGCGTCTATCTTCCGCATAGCATAATCCCAGAGGAGAGCACCATATCTTTGACAGAGTAGATTGGAATCAAATGTTGTTTGTGGAATCTCACCAAGAATGCTCAGAAACTCCGCGTATGTCGCAACATGCACCCCACAATCCCTAAAAAATGTTGAttgaaacaattaaaaataattcaTACAATTACATTTGTATATAATATACCAGAATGATGATTGAATACTTACATGCTCCTAGCCCTCTGTTGAAGCAGATCTGATATGAAAAAACTTCAAAGGGATCAGTATGTGACTTGTCAGTGTATGTTGAGTAAGTAAACCAATCTATGCCTTGACTATATCTGTAAAAGCCACTAATTGATAGATACAAAAGTACAAGCTTAGCTATCTTATCTATCTCAGAAGCAA is a genomic window of Nicotiana tabacum cultivar K326 chromosome 16, ASM71507v2, whole genome shotgun sequence containing:
- the LOC107831839 gene encoding uncharacterized protein LOC107831839, producing MTSNIAESINAALVSARELPIYNFLEEVRKMFGRWNCSNCKEATQTYTTLGKKYQEILTLNETMSTRMTVVPSTEYLHMVNDGGRNYTVDLLERKCVCGRFQVDELPCPHAWAVLKSKFLMPEEYFPNYYKSNTVVMTYDVPMYSLPDRNDWNIPAHVAEEVVLPSKWKRPPGRPKKKLDKPLSELLQPKNQHSCNICGQGGHNRRTYRNAPRNK